The following coding sequences lie in one Periophthalmus magnuspinnatus isolate fPerMag1 chromosome 24, fPerMag1.2.pri, whole genome shotgun sequence genomic window:
- the vps18 gene encoding vacuolar protein sorting-associated protein 18 homolog isoform X2, producing the protein MITHTGFVNVRLEEEKPIFNKQRIDFTPPEQINHLMVCSNQLCMSLGRDTLLRIDLAKPDQPNQIELGRKDDSRVHRLFLDPTGSHLLISLSSSECLYLNRNTQKVRPLSRWRGHLIESVGWNKVLGGDSSTGPILIGTSQGLIFEAEITASEGSLFNNNPDQYFRQVHSLEEDGRAAPVCCIEIERGWENKFFIIATTRKRLFQFVGKVAEGSEQQGFSSIFSQNQDLLPSFQEFPVNMGHSEITFYTSKLRSTPKAFAWMMGNGVLYGQLDSVRPDSLLSDVQVWEYTPDIDLSFNKPISIVLTQFHFLLLLPDRIKAVCTLNGQVVYEDVFPEKFGALKRMIKDPVGGLVWIYTERAVFRYHIQKESRDVWQMYMGMKKFDLAKEFCRDRPECMDMVLAKEAEHWFQNKRYLESAKCYAMTQSYFEEIALKFIEAKQEDALKEFLLKKLNNLKQNERTQMTLLVTWLAELYLNRVGQLESDCNTVVFKETRDDFRKFLNNPKYKDCLFNNRGTIYDLLASHGNVDDMVYFSVVMQDYERVISHYCQHDDFAAALDVLSKHCDAKLFYKFSPVLMQHIPKKVVDAWIQMGKRLDPKRLIPALMNYSQMGSTQQIHETIRYMEFCVFELEVTEEAIHNYLLSLYAKYRAESLLAYLEQAGTHASEIHYDLKYALRLCAEHGYLKACVLVYKIMELYEEAVDLALQVDVDLAKSCADLPEDDEELRKKLWLKIAKHVVQEERDVKKAMNCLCSCELLKIEHILPFFPDFVTIDHFKEAICSSLEDYNQHIEELKQEMEEATESAKRIREDIQEMRNKYGVVDSQEKCASCDFPLLNRPFYLFLCGHMFHYDCLFQEVTPHLTPFKLGRLEELQRKFSAATQSSKSRHRQKEESDTASLGKGTAGTSREQIKSDIDDIIASECVYCGELMIKSIDKPFIDPDKFEEEKSSWL; encoded by the exons GGTCCCATCTGCTGATCAGCCTGAGCTCCAGCGAGTGTCTGTATCTGAACAGAAACACTCAGAAAGTGCGCCCCCTGTCCCGCTGGAGGGGGCATCTCATTGAGAGCGTGGGATGGAACAAAGTCCTGGGCGGCGACAGCAGCACGGGGCCCATCCTGATCGGGACCAGCCAGGGCCTCATCTTTGAGGCCGAGATCACGGCGAGCGAAGGCAGTTTGTTCAACAACAACCCAGACCAGTACTTCAGACAG GTTCACTCTCTGGAGGAGGACGGCCGCGCGGCTCCCGTCTGCTGCATCGAGATCGAGCGCGGCTGGGAGAACAAGTTCTTCATCATCGCCACCACCAGGAAGCGCCTGTTCCAGTTCGTGGGGAAAGTGGCCGAGGGTTCGGAGCAGCAGGGATTCAGCTCCATCTTCTCCCAGAACCAGGACCTGCTCCCCAGTTTCCAGGAGTTCCCGGTGAACATGGGCCACAGCGAGATCACCTTCTACACGTCCAAACTGAGGTCCACGCCCAAAGCCTTCGCCTGGATGATGGGGAACGGCGTGCTGTACGGTCAGCTCGACAGCGTCCGGCCAGACTCACTGCTGAGCGACGTCCAG GTGTGGGAGTACACGCCCGACATCGACCTCTCCTTTAACAAACCCATCTCCATCGTCCTGACTCAGTTtcacttcctgctcctccttcccGACCGGATCAAAGCCGTGTGCACGCTGAACGGGCAGGTCGTGTACGAGGACGTTTTCCCCGAGAAGTTTGGCGCCCTCAAGAGGATGATCAAGGACCCCGTGGGCGGCTTGGTCTGGATTTACACCGAGAGAGCCGTGTTCAGATACCACATCCAGAAGGAGTCCCGGGACGTTTGGCAAATGTACATGGGAATGAAGAAGTTCGACTTGGCGAAGGAATTCTGCCGCGACCGACCTGAGTGCATGGACATGGTGCTCGCCAAAGAGGCGGAGCACTGGTTTCAAAATAAACGCTACCTCGAAAGCGCTAAATGCTACGCCATGACGCAAAGCTACTTTGAAGAGATCGCGTTAAAATTCATCGAAGCCAAACAGGAAGACGCCTTGAAGGAGTTTCTGCTGAAGAAGTTGAACAATTTGAAGCAAAACGAGCGAACGCAGATGACGCTGCTCGTCACCTGGCTCGCCGAGCTCTACCTGAACCGAGTCGGGCAGCTGGAGAGCGACTGTAACACGGTCGTATTCAAAGAAACACGAGACGACTTTAGGAAGTTTTTAAACAACCCCAAATACAAGGACTGCCTTTTCAACAACCGCGGGACGATTTACGATCTGCTCGCCAGCCACGGAAACGTGGACGACATGGTTTACTTCTCCGTCGTGATGCAGGACTACGAGAGGGTCATTTCACATTACTGCCAACACGACGACTTCGCCGCCGCTCTGGACGTCCTGTCCAAACACTGCGACGCAAAACTCTTCTACAAATTCTCTCCGGTTCTCATGCAGCACATTCCCAAAAAGGTGGTGGACGCCTGGATCCAGATGGGAAAACGACTGGACCCCAAGAGGCTGATTCCGGCTCTGATGAACTACAGCCAGATGGGAAGCACGCAGCAGATCCACGAGACCATCAGATACATGGAGTTCTGCGTGTTTGAGCTGGAGGTGACGGAGGAGGCCATCCATAACTACCTCCTGTCTCTGTACGCCAAGTACAGGGCGGAGTCTCTGCTGGCGTACCTGGAGCAGGCGGGAACGCACGCCTCCGAAATCCACTACGACCTCAAGTATGCGCTGAGGCTGTGCGCCGAGCACGGATACCTCAAAGCCTGTGTGCTCGTCTACAAGATCATGGAGCTGTACGAGGAGGCCGTGGACCTCgccttacag GTGGACGTGGACCTGGCTAAGTCTTGTGCCGATCTGCCTGAGGACGACGAGGAGCTGAGGAAGAAGCTGTGGTTGAAAATCGCCAAACACGTGGTTCAGGAGGAGCGAGACGTGAAGAAGGCCATGAACTGTCTGTGCAGCTGTGAGCTGCTCAAGATCGAGCACATCCTGCCGTTCTTCCCGGACTTCGTCACCATCGACCACTTCAAG GAGGCGATCTGCAGCTCTCTGGAGGATTATAACCAGCACATCGAGGAGCTGAagcaggagatggaggaggccACGGAGAGCGCCAAACGCATCCGCGAAGACATCCAGGAAATGAGGAACAAGTACGGAGTGGTGGACTCGCAGGAGAAGTGCGCGTCATGTGACTTTCCTCTGCTCAACCGACCGTTCTACCTGTTCCTCTGTGGTCACATGTTCCACTACGACTGCCTCTTCCAG gaagtgacccCTCACCTGACTCCGTTCAAACTGGGTCGTctggaggagctgcagaggaAATTCTCGGCCGCCACGCAGTCGTCCAAATCCCGTCACCGCCAAAAAGAGGAATCGGACACGGCCAGTTTGGGAAAAGGAACCGCAGGAACCAGCCGCGAGCAAATCAAATCTGATATCGATGACATCATAGCGTCTGAATGCGTTTACTGCGGCGAGCTCATGATCAAATCCATAGATAAACCTTTTATTGATCCAGACAAGTTTGAAGAGGAGAAATCGAGCTGGTTATAG